In Caloramator mitchellensis, the genomic window ATTTATAATCAAAAGAGGAGATAGAATTGCCCAGATGGTTATAAATAGGATTGAGTTGCCTGAAATAGTAGAGTTAAATGAATTGGATGAAACACAAAGAGGAGAAAAGGGCTTTGGATCAACTGGTCTATAAAGCCTTTTTCTTTAATATAATATTTAGTAAGATTTTGTATGGAGGTGATTTAATGAGCATAAGATTAAGCGAGCTTATGGATTTAGAGATAGTTAATGTATTTAATGGTTATAAGTATGGATATTTAGGGGATAGTGAAATAATTTTTGACAAAAAAAGTGGCGAGATAAAATCCATACTTGTTGAGGATGAAAATTCAAGGTTTTTATTTTTAAAAGGAAAAGATTATATAGAAATTCCCTGGAACAGTAAAATAAAAATAGGAGAAAAAACTTTGATAATTGATTACAAAGGTTAACAAAATTCTTGCACCATTCCCCCAAAAAAGATGTATAATATAATAGGACTTTGTTTTTGCAAATTGTTAAGGGGGAATAGATAATGAAACTTATTGTTCAAAAATTCGGTGGAACCTCTGTTGCTACACAACAAAGAAGAGAAATAGTAGCCGATAGAATAATTGAGGCGATTGATAGAGGATATAAACCAGTAGTTGTTGTATCAGCAATAGGAAGAAAAGGAGATCCATATGCAACTGATACATTATTATCTCTGAT contains:
- a CDS encoding YlmC/YmxH family sporulation protein → MSIRLSELMDLEIVNVFNGYKYGYLGDSEIIFDKKSGEIKSILVEDENSRFLFLKGKDYIEIPWNSKIKIGEKTLIIDYKG